TCTCTGTTATTTCTCAAACCCGTCTCAGTGAAGGTGAGATTGGTCATCTTGGTTGTGACGAAAGAGGAATCATGCATTGAATTCATTTGCTTTAATTACAGAGTAAAATATGTAGGAGAcagtggttttatttctgggtgcGCTGATCATTTGTTGGGCTGGTTTACATGAACACACCATAGCTAGACTATGCTGTAACCTCAGTGCATATCTCATTATTTCGTAGTGCCCCATGAAGGTTTTCTGGAAAATGAGGCTGAGTTATGGCTGGTCCTGACAGGTGGTGTCATTTTCATTTGCTGTCAGTGCGTGCTGGAGAGCGAGGAATCACAAGGGCACCATATTTTGTGTCACACAAGATTGCCCTGTGATAAATGATCACTGTATGGTGATGGGACACTGAACTAATCAGGCACTGCAGGTGGTACTGACAAGCACCCATCTTCCTAGCAGCAGGGAGGCCCGGGGGAGGGCTAAAAAAGTGCATGTTTGACAAGTCCTTTTAAGAGCAAACCATTACCGTgtgctggaggaagaggaggcaccTCTGAGCCTTTGCCTGCTGAGCTGACATCAGAAATATTTCCTAGAGCGTTTGTGGTAAGCAATCCCCTGGTGCTGGTCCTGTGATATGGAGGCAGTTGAACAGCTTAGGAATAGAACTGAGAACATCTGGCTACTTTGCCTGACTGAGGACATGGATtcatgagagggtgcagggttCTGGGTGGCATTTTCAGAGCCCAGTTAGAAAACACACTCCTCACTCAATTTCTTGAAATCATTAGAAGAAGCTCCCTAGAGTTTTTTAAAGGATGTTCTCCCAGCAGCAGCTGGCTCTGCAGGTGTCAGGTGTCGTAGTCCCACTTCCTTCTGTTGAGACGGCAGGTCCAGAAGCACAGCTATGGCAGCGGTTTTGCTCCACAATATCACCACACTTCCAAAAAGTTGGTGCTTAATTTTTTCCATTAGAAATTCATTTTTGCTATGAACcttatttctgttctttcctcAAAATGCAAATACTGGTGATTTAACTAGAATGAGGGTTTGGGACCACTGTTCTTAGAGCTAGAGGAGAGATTCTGAGGTCCTGAAAGCAGTGATCATGAGGGTAAAGGGCGGGGaggtgtggggaagagggaggagtggAGGCGGCAGAGGAGCTCTGCCCTCTTTCCATGTTTTCTCACTGTGCCTGCCCACATTCCTTCCATGTGGAAGATGGGTCAACAGGTGTGAGCTTCTTGGGTGGAAGGATAATTGGAGGTAGATGTAGGCAGCTCCAACTTTCCCAGCCACACCTTGGAAAGGACAGCAAGCAGGGACCAGCTGGCCTCACCCTCTCTAGACCCACCCAGAGAGGCTGAAAGGAATGGGCACCGTGGATCAAAGGGAACCTCCCTGTTTGCTTTTCACCTCAGGTGATGGAGCAGTGCCCACAGCCTTTCACAGAGTTCCAAGTTCCTCTTAATTCCTTCACCAGCATGAATGATAATCCTCTGACCCTCTTCCAGGAATTAGAGCGACTACATGAAAGGCTGCTCCCATTTCAGTTTAGGGACTATAAACAGGGAGGGAGCAGCTCTCCGAACTGATGTTTTATTACACAAATATGTGTGTTGATTTTACACAAATAAGAAATCCAAAGAACATTATTTAAATGGATTAGAATGCCACCACCTTGAGATAAATATGATTGACATTTGGAAGCATAACCTTTAAGACTTTTTCTTTGTATgggtatacatatattttctcaaaaacAGAAATTTTATAGGTCACTTTGCAACTTAATTCTCTCACCTCGTTATGTGCATATTTGATGTGAAATACATATCATCTTATTAAGAAATATCTATTATAccttaattttaatttgtttaataaGTCCTGCATTGTTGAATAATTCAGTTTCATTTCTCCAtctcctcttcttttctccttcctattACTTATCTATattaatgtatgtatgtattatctatctatctatctatctatctatctatctatctatctatcatctacctatctattgCTATTGAAACTGAGCCAAAAAAACAttctgaaatataaattaatGGGCACATCATTATTATTTCCCTAGGAATGAGATTTCTAGATAAATGATGCATTTAAGGTCCTTAATATTTTACATCTCTTCATCAGCGTAGGAGTGTCCACTTCACAGTTTAGGACAGTGGTTTTCTATCCTCACTGCTCATTGAAACCATCTGaggaaattacagaaaaatatcATGCCTACAAGTGAATTACAGCAAAGTCTCTAGGTGAGGGGGCCAGGCGTCAATATGTTTTAAAGGCTCCACAAATCATTGTAATGCACAGCCAGCGTTAAGAAGCTTACtgaggccctgaccagtttggctcagtggatagagcatcaccctgcagactgaggggtcccgggttcgattctggtcaagggcatgtaccttggttgcaggcacatccctggtaggagtgcaggaggcagctgattgatgtttctctcccattgatgtttctagctctctatccctctcccttcctctctgtaaaaaatcaataagatatatttttttttaaaaaagaagcttaCTGAGGCAGGGACAGCCTTCTCCTCCTACTCGATGTCCATGGCAGACATCAGCAGTGGACACTCTTCCTTCCTGAGCCTGAGCTCACAGCCTCCATCCTTCTCAGCACAGGGCCATCACAGCAGCCAACCAATGCCAGACCTCAGCCTAAGAGGGCATCGTTTAGATTCTGCATAAGTTCACTGCTTCTTGTCCTCATATTCTATCAGTTGCTGAGAGAGGAATTATCATGGAATTATCTGTGGGAagctgcctattgtcttcactagcagagaggtgtggacaaggaacccggaaggctggtgatccttgaagccctggcaaaggtcagggctgtgcacccactgttagtccagacaatggtagctgaagcaacttccccatttattattatgtaaatcgtTGCTAAAGGGcaagtctgcctgttactggaaattgcctgcctaagggctatgggtgtatcccagaccaataaaaggttggcgaggcctgagcaccagtggaagtccttccccttgagttggacttgcccgcctggccccccagtatttccaaattatctcttgtctcttctctttcatttgtgtgtggctcctctccagatcctgaaccctgaaccacgcggtaCGTGGGGGAAACATACAAATTTACACAGTTATTTAGTCTTTTTAACTTTAATTCTGCCAGTGTTTGTTTTATGGAGTTTCACCCTCAGTCATGAGATGCATACCCATGAGTGAGTATTATGTCTTCCTGATTAACTTATCCTTTTAGCATCATAGAATATTTCTCTCaatcactggtaatattctttgttttgaagctatctttctttttttaatatatttttattgatttcagagaggaagggagagggagaaagaggcagaaacatcaaggatgagagagaatcattgatcggctgcctcctgcacaccccacattggggatgagcccacaacctgggcatgtgcccccacccagaacaaaaccgtgacctcctggttcacaggttgatgctcaaccacaccaCCCAGGCGAAGCTATCTTTCTGATTTAATATAGCCAACCCAGTCTTCTTATGTTTACTCTTTGCACAGAGTATCAATTGTAGTCCACTTATTTTTAACTGAACCCATTTTAACATGTCTGTTATAAACACTATTTAGTTGGGTGTTGCTGTTGTAGCCCTTCTGACAAACTCTGACTTTTAATTGGAGTTGATTTATGTCTACCACTTTAGTATTTGTTTTCTGCTCATTCTCTCTGCTTTACTGTTTCTCTGTTCTACCTTCATGGCTACTCTTGGGTTATTTGGGTACattttaatattccattgcattTATGTATTGGCTTTTTAAACTATGCTTTCTCACAGTCTATATTTAGTGATTGTTTGTGGGATTGCAATACACATCTTTAACTTTTCAGTTTATGTAGAATGAGTATTGGCACCATTCCATGTAAAATGTAGGAGTTGTATAAATATCATTAAGATAGAGTTTTTTTGCTTAGTTATTCTTTAAATATCATCTCAGAATATTTATCTCTTACTTAGAAACTTAggccctcttcctctctctcttcctcctgcttctcctccacttttccttttgtaattaCTAATATATTTTGTGCAGTTGAAAACACTGCTTTGctatctcctttcctttccccacttttcttttctcttctttgtttttctagttttttagTACATTACCTGAGCATCTGTAATGGATTGGCTAAAGGCATGTGAATGGAGCCAGACTGTTTGGTTTTAATTCCAAATTCTCTATCCACTATTGTAGATCTTGGGAAGGCAACCTCCCTCAGTTTACTTGTCTGTAATATAGGAATGATAATAGTAACTCCTACCTCACAGGATTATGATGAGGAGTTAATATACAGCACTTAGGATAGTGACTGGCACATCAACGTATCAACACATACATTCATCCCCTACTGATCTGAAACTTACATGTTCAAACTTATTTCCAATGACTACcttaatttagaaaaagaaagggaactaGTTCTCcaatagcaacaaaaacaaaatcatgacTGTTAAATCAATTAGCAGAATAAATATTtggcatattttttccatttttataaattatctaTTGCTTTTTGGAGTAATTTTAAATCTAGCAGATGATGATGAATATTTTAAGTATTCACATTCACTAATTTTTGACATTTATGTTGTTTCATCACTATGTTAGCAATAATTATTACATTACTTTATGTTTTTCTAACTTGATTTCTCCATAGTTTATCTTAtgctattgattatttttattcattattaagTTAGCTGAagagtatttttcaaaataatccgGAGGATAGGTGATTAGGATAGAGTATACAGTACCTTTGAGTGCTTGGGGTATGGGgtgtttctctttatttccttccatatGATGGAAGATAGCTAGGTAAACAGAATTCTCTAGTTACTGTCCACCACCTGCACCCCTTGTTCTTATTACTTTCTGCAACTTAGTATACTGGGGGAGAGGTTTGATGACAATagttttccctccctccctaggTTCTGAAGACATTATTCTCTCATTTTGAAGGATGAAATTTTACTAAAGAGTGGGTCTCTTTTTGCtgtcttcttttaaaagacaTTTGCAATATTCTGAACTTTGTTATATGTAAGTCTACTTCAGCATTGGGTCATTTACTTCTAGAAGTTCTTTGATAACTTTAGAAGAAAGTTAAAATTAActggaatgaatatatatatatatatatatatatatatatatatatatatatatatatatcatatataatattTCTACCTATATGTTGAACATCCCAGGTCACACTAGATTAAATTTTTATGGTATTTGCtgaaaaacaaatgacaatgctAATAACATTGAGACACCATTTATGTAGGTCTCCTTTCACTGTTGCACATTGTGTGCTAGGGCAATAGGGTTTGCTGGTTTCAACAGCACCTGAATGAAAGAGAGTGACATTAAATTAGGGGAGCTCAGACTCCTCATTTGAAGAACTGGAGTCAACAGGTGACAAGAAAGCTGATTTAAATGCGACACATAATATGTTCTGGCTTATTCTCTAAGTCATTGCTAATGACTTTGTGCAAGTACCTTTACCTCTCGATGTCTTAGTTTTACATCAGTTGGAGAGGTGGGACCAATATCAAAAgtttccattgagtttttttttttttttttcccgttCCCAAAGGCTTTATTGGTAAATCTGCTTTAGAAAAGATGGATCCTTTTGCTTCCAGGTCAATGGAATGAAGAGCTGTGTCCCGGGACACATCGAGTGGAGCCAAGGGGACTGATGCTTTGTCCACCTCTTGTTCATAGATCCAGTCAAAAGCACACGACTTGTAGTCGACCAGTTCTTCAGGCTTAAACCACAGGCTGATTTCTCTCTCAGCACTTTTCACTGAATCACTGCCATGAATGATGTTCCTGCCAACTTGAATGCAAAAGTCTCCACGAATGGTGCCTGGCTTAGAATCTGCCGGATTGGTCTCCCCAAGCATCATTCTCCCTGTCTTCACCACATTCAGCCCCTCCCAGACCATGGCCACCACGGGCCCCGAGTTCATGTACTTCACCAGCCCCGGGTAGAAGGGGCGGTCTTTCAGGTCAATGTAGTGCTGCTTCAGGAGGTCCTCAGAGGCCCGCAGGAACTTCATGGCCACGAGGCGGAACCCCTTCTGCTCGAAGCGCTTGATGATGTCGCCCACCAGGCCGCGCTGCACACCGTCCGGCTTGATGGCGATGAAGGTGCGCTCCGTGTTGGCCATGGTCCTAAGGCGAGCGGTCGGTCAGGGTGCGGGAGCCACGCCGACACGGACCGCGCCCCGGGCCCGGGAGCCCACCTCCATTGAGTTTTGACAAGTGTTTATACTTATATAACCACCACCTCAACTAAGATTTGGATCATTCCCATTATTCCAGAAATTTCCCTTCATGCCAATTCCAAGTCAATATCCTCCCTTCTTTTCACCCCCACCCAGATAgcccactgatctgctttctgtcattatAGTTGAGTTTTGACTGTTCTAGAACTTTATATCAATGTAGTCATAAGTATGTTTTTTCTTCAGTAAATGTGGGTATCTGATCTGAATGAGTTGTTTTTAATAACCATTcatgatgttttatttattgtgcccccttttattttttgctaagtaatattgtattgtatgaatatactgcctcatttgtttaaaattattaacattattttactttctgGATATATACTTCTAACATAGTTATTGGCACCAAGTAGTTCAGTAAATGTgtcttaaataaatgaatacatggaATGAGCACAATTTAGGGGACAATCATCTAGGCCTCCATTGGTCAGACCTGTGGAGATGTGCATGGGAATTGGGTCTAGAAAATGTCAGTATAGGAAGATAATGCCAGATAGATGTAATTGTTGTTGATGATATTTCTCCTTTGCTGGGGTAGAGTCCTCACATAGATCCAGACTGCCCATGTGCTTGAGCATGGGGTCCAGGAAAGAAACGTGGAAAGAGATGAGAGGAACTTGTGAAAGTAAGGGAAAGAAGATGGAAGATCTGTGAATGAGACAGAAACCAGAGACAGGATCTGACGAAGAAAACCACTCTAGACTTAGATCTGTTTCTTAATACTTAAGTCACCTTGGATGAATGGTTTCATCACCATGGAGCtccatttatcctatataataaaaggctaaaatgcaaatagaccaaatggcagaacaactgaacaaccagtcactatgacatgtgctgaccactaggggcatgcatggaacatggcaggtgttggctgcggcagatggtggagcaggtgagcggaggCGCCAGACCAGACAAAGTCGCTGTCATCGGGaaaagcctctggtggttactgaaaattctttgctccccgcATGCCGCGGTACCacccggtgctcacacctgctgccagtgccagccctgcttgcacccactgccagcgtccggtgccagccctgatcactcggcaccatcagtgggtgtaagcagcagctgctggccccaatcacccctcagggcttctccacctccccttgctcctgagggatgattggggttggcagctgcctctcgcacccgctgccagtgacagccccactcgcacctgcagcGGGcactggtgctggccccaatttctcggcgctgtcagcaggtgtgagcggtgcCAACACTGTTAGCATGTGGGAGAAGCTGCAgtaggagcagggctgctggcagagaggggaccaggggtaACAGCAGGATGGGCCTgtaggggcatggaggatgggccaagacccgcccctgtgcccactacagcctcgtggcccacagttccttttaaggtgcacaaattcatgcactgggcccctagttcatacataaaagggaaaaatagctCAAAGAGCCCTTCTAGCTCTAAGATACTATAGAACCTATTTTATATAGATAaacaagaggaagaaactgaCCATGCACTCTCAAAGCCCTGCCTACAAGGCCTAGGATGACTTGTTATTGTGAAGGAGTTTGGCTTTACCAGGCAAGTCCCTAGAGATGCCTTTTCTTCTTAGATTCTCTGTCTGAGATTCTGATTCTGAACTGTTCGCCAGGCAGCTGAGCAGCCTGGGGTGATGCTAACGCTGAGCAATGCTGAGTCACTGAAGGTGTCCACAGGTTGGGTCACAGGAGGGTGGGCTGGGTAGTCAGTCTCCTGCCTTGGATCCAGGGATGTCTTTTATTGATATTTCCACAGAGAGTGCAAGACAAGAACTAAAGCTTGAGAGGGAGTGTCTGGCTAGCTCAGTTCCTTTCTAGTTCTTAAGGGGCTGTGTTCTATCTGATGAAATGTGTGTTCTCTCCATAACAAACATCAGTGTctgatccccagctctggtttCTGGATCTTATAGAGCTCTCACTGTTGGAGATGGATGTTGATGAAATCCTCCAG
The genomic region above belongs to Myotis daubentonii chromosome 16, mMyoDau2.1, whole genome shotgun sequence and contains:
- the LOC132219259 gene encoding nucleoside diphosphate kinase B-like, which encodes MANTERTFIAIKPDGVQRGLVGDIIKRFEQKGFRLVAMKFLRASEDLLKQHYIDLKDRPFYPGLVKYMNSGPVVAMVWEGLNVVKTGRMMLGETNPADSKPGTIRGDFCIQVGRNIIHGSDSVKSAEREISLWFKPEELVDYKSCAFDWIYEQEVDKASVPLAPLDVSRDTALHSIDLEAKGSIFSKADLPIKPLGTGKKKKKTQWKLLILVPPLQLM